The Tenrec ecaudatus isolate mTenEca1 chromosome 4, mTenEca1.hap1, whole genome shotgun sequence region ATAAATCGTGATATGTCTCTTTATTTGGGGAAGGTGGTTCACAATGGTGAGGTCGTTAAAGTTAAACCGACTGAAGTGACCCTCACTCTCCTgtgtgctcttcttcctcaggacCTCAGAGTTGGGCGACACCATTTTACGATGGTGGATTTCAACTTGAGCGGTTACAACTCAGAACCTTTCACTCTGGTGGGTATCCCAGGCCTGGAGAAATTTCACGTGTGGATTGGGATTCCTTTCTGCGGCATCTACCTCATGACTGCTGTGGGCAACTGCGTTCTCCTCTACCTCATCGCAGTGGAGCACAGTCTGCATGAGCCCATGTTCTTCTTCCTCTCCATGCTGGCCGCGACCGACCTCGTCTTGGCCACAGCTGGTGTGCCTAATACTCTCAGTATCTTTTGGTTTGGGGCACATGAAATTACCTTCCCTGGATGCCTTACTCAAATGTTCTTTCTTCCCTACAGCTTTGTCCTAGACTCAGCCATCTTGATGACTATGGCATTTgatcgctatgtggccatctgctccccCTTGAGATACACAACcattttgactcccaaaaccatcaTCAAGATTGCTGTGGGCATCTCCTTCCGAAGCTTTTGCATCATCTTGCCAGTTGTATTCTTGCTGACCCGCCTACCTTTCTGCAGGACACACATTATCCCCCACACATACTGTGAGCACATCGGTGTTGCTCGGCTTGCTTGTGCTGATATTTCCATCAACATCTGGTATGGCTTTTGTGTTCCCATCATGACGGTCATCTCAGATGTAATTCTCATTGCCGTTTCCTACGCCCTCATTCTTTGTGCTGTCTTTAGTCTCCCCTCTCGAGACGCCCGCCAGAAGGCCTTGGGCACCTGTGGTTCTCATGTCTGTGTCATTCTTATGTTTTACATACCTGCTTTCTTCTCCATCCTTGCCCATCGCTTTGGACACAATGTTCCCCGAACTTTTCACATAATGTTTGCCAACCTGTACGTTATCCCCCCAGCACTTAACCCCATTGTTTATGGGGTAAAGACCAAACAGATCCGAGATAAAGTCATCCTCCTCTTTTCTACGAAGGCTACAGAGTGATGGTCTGTTGGTCAATGGAAAGGGTGGCATCAATTCATTGTGTACATTAATATAACAAGAATTAAAACACAAATGATATTTAAAGCGTTCATTGATTATATGTGATCTTAAGTATCAAAAATGGTTAACATACTTAGTTTAATAAATGAAAGGGTGAAAACATGAATTTATTGAGATGTGCCTTTGAAAAAAATGCTTGGTGTCTACAAAAAAGGAGTTTCCacaaaaaatcttataaaacaaaattctactctgacacacatggtgaTTTCTTTCAATGGGAACAGGCTTACAGGTTACATCAAAGAGATAAAATTCTCTGCCAAATTTTTCTTGAGAACATATTTTCTTTGGGATCAAAACATACATAGGACATGTTCGAGAGGAAGAGGTGAAAACAGACAGCTGAATACTTTGGAAAAAAGGAATACGATTTTCAAAGTGGAGATTTATCCCATTGAGAACAAACAAGCCATAGTGATAGCTGAGAGAAGAATAAAAATACAAGGTGTATATGAAATTTCTCATTAGGAAATTAATTTTTGAGAAACTTAAGATAATAATATTGTAGTCTTGTTATTGTTCATTTAATAGTTGACTGTAATTCACTCTCCGTGTTCACTCCTAAAAATATATTCTAGCACAAATCTGTTTGAAACAAGTTCTATTGGCAATGATATAATAGGGAGGATAGCAGGAGGATATTAATATATGCTATGGTTCTTAAGAGAAACTTTGGAGGTACAATGGTTAGGTGCTTGGATGTGAAATCCAGAAGCTACTCTGAGCGAAGCTTGACAACTTTCTAGTGTAAAGATTAAACTTGAGGAAACTCTGTGGAAGAGCTCTATTCTGTTTGTTAGCATcagtatgagttagaatcagttTGATGTTAGAATCAGTTTGATGGTGCAAAATAACAACAAGAGAGTTCTTAAATTAGGGTTGGGGCAGATCATACCCTGAACTCCAGGCCAGATTGGGGAGCCACACTTCCGAAGCAGTAACCAGGGAAATATAATCTCTGAAAAAAGCTGGCAATTTTTTAAAGGATTAAACTTTCCACATCCATGCTTTCCTGTAGGATTAGGCCTCAATCAATTTTCCATAACTTCATTTAGGTGCTAACAAAAAATTTAACCCCAATTGTCACAGATCTTGAGGAACTAAAGACTATGTTTCCCAGGTTCTAAATGAGAGTCAGGTATATGATATATTTGGGCAATGAGTGATGGCCAAATGATGGGAATCCTATGACAAATGAACATATCTGTGGAAAGATACATCAAAATTTCATAAACGTTATGATCAAAGAAAGACCTTTAAATCCTAAGCATAGAATAATTAAGAGTTACAGATCACTGAACTAGTGATTTTCAATCATGCTCCACCAGCATATTTCTGAAACTTTGCTTTGAGGCAGAGCTCAAGGGGTGTGTGGAAGAAGTCTCTTATCCTTCTTTGTCCCTACTGTTGTTATCTATCTTTATCTGATTTCTTTGCCAAATGTCTAGGTAAGATTTTATTTGAACAATGTTGCTACCAGAAAATATTCGCTTATAAAATATTCATTTGGAAAATAATTATTCAGAATCTGATATTTCTTTTTATCATTCTAAGTATTTACTATATAGCAGAGTTGTCAATACAGATGAGGCTGTGCCTTGCTTACATGGAGTTATATGCAAGGGAGAATGAGAGATAAGTTGCAAAATGAAGCACATGGGTGCAAAGAAAGGGGGAAGAAAAGGAGAAGAGTACTACACATAAGGAACTTATGGAACTTATAGGAAACTTATAGGAAAGTTAAGATgctcaatgtttgtcattgtggTCACCAGAGAATTTCTCCCAAGTTTGGATCAGAAAACAGAGCTAAACCTCTCCCTACACCCACCCATTTGCATTCCTACAATTAATATAAGACATTCTTATATTTTCATAACCCTCACATACATTTGCACAAAagttaaatatttataattatttaaattCCATTTAAATTCTCTTCAGATCCAGAGACAAAAAGagtgaggaaaaaataaaggaaacaattagttcaaagAACTAATGGAATGCATACCCACCAATCTGCACAATCCTGTGACTAGAAGAACTGATGATTCCCTAACTACCCCTGCTGACCTCTCTGACAGGGAACACAGGAGGAATCCCTGTACAGagtagggaaaaacaaaacctaaCTCACAATTATAATAAAAAGTCCAGGCTTACTTGTGTGATAGAGACTCTTGAACACTCTAAGCCTGTAGATGCCCCTCACAGTTGAAATGGACCTCACCCACACGTCTTTTAGTGCAATGACAGACAAGCCCTAGAAGGTGAGCTGTACCAGAGGGGTATGCACCCTTTAGAACAATCAAGGTGATACACGAACAAAAGACTTGCATTCTCCCATATATAGAGTTGAGACAGCAGGAAGACATCCGAAAGAAGGACATACAggaaggcaggtacaccagcaaactccagcactcaactgacACCTGGCCACgggtgtgatcttgcctttgaagtaatcccacacagcatctgtggaactctacatcaaatgggtacaccAACCTGCTACCTGGAGGAAGTGTTGGAACTCTTACAACCtcacagacaggtgatcaagtctcagttatctccttacctactactctatttcttctctctatTCACAAGCCCCTCAATCTTTCCCACCGCAGCCAGTCTCAATGGGCTGAGGTTTGTGTTgcggtttttctctctctttcttcttttccctcttttttctctttttccctctttctcctcttatctcccactctctcctatcatatgccgcTACTGCCTTCCAAGTCACTAACCtctgcttagggcaaatcaacccaaatagcaggaggaaactCCAGCCTGACCTCCGTGGGAGAGCTTTATACCatacaaggcagctgggacaaagaACTACACTGTGATGCATGGCTCAGGAAACCTCCATgagacctctaaggtgatctcatcaactagggcaattctgcccagcaccactgggtcccacaataaaaagggcacaccaacctgccattgtggggcagggtctaaacccctctggccccacattcaagcaactAGGTATCacttatctctttattctttatttcctcctctctctcctccctctataccatcacagccaatattagtgaacacagttggatttttcccccttctttctctttattctcttttccttctctttctgtctttgttctctttgcttctctctctgtttatatgattctctctgctccctataATTCCTTTCACAAGCTATTGCTGGTTCCCagactctgcctagggcaaccctgtcctcccagtggccAGCCTGACCCCTCAGACAGTGCTATACACATCACAGCACATGGTCAGCTATTTCgttaactatttaaaaaattctctctccttctccttccttttctcttctcttttctttctttatgttcttctttcacattttcttcttttatcctcCTCTTCTAGCTattctctatttcctaccacagcctcagcagacttagttctcctttttagttgttttcttttttactgttttcacgtttgtttactctgtgcattttagttgtgtgtgtgtgtgtgtgtgtgagtgggtgtcagtttgcttggcattactgctccagtctgtgtcttcctctttatctctttttcctcttctttcgCTCTCTTTCCCGTCACAAGACACTagcagcctccaggccactccccttttCATAGGGAAACTCGGGAGGTCCAattgggggagctcccacccgcatttattggcttggcaagcagctggaGAATTCACACCGGTCCTCTTTCACACACCAAGCAGCAAGGGATTCTCCCTGCAAAAGTGGGAGTATCCATAGACTAAATCTGGAGGCCCTACcagtgactgggggaaatgcctgaccaccacttgtggggctccatgcTACTGTGGGAAAATCCACCCAACTTCCAAGCCGATCTGTCtacggtaattcccctgccagctacagagttcTACACCAAGTAGGGTATACTCGCACGACCTCCTCAGCACTAAAGTTGCAGAGAATGACACCACAGGCCAGCCAAgatgctccaagaactgtgaagcctaccTAGAGATTGGCCAGGGAAGCGACGCCCTCATGGCCCCATAACAACCTGACCAGGGTCACCTGAGAGGAATAtacaacacacattccaagtaatggaatactggatgggtaggataagagtgaaaccacagttaGATATAgcatagcctgacccctcagtacagctaccggcaggtagttcatagaagtactcataagaaacccccaagagagagcccaaggCTCTTCGAcgcaggaagatggctccaggctcctctaaaacaacacgtaaacaacaaccagttctaacagcttcaatgaaaaagcaggagaaacagaagacaatgtcggaagaagtcatgaacttaATGATGGGGATAGAAGAatcagatattgacctgccacaaaaagaaatgttcaaaatgctgcttgaagtcatatgGGATATGAGGGAAccaatgcagaaaaaagatgaaatgatagaggagataaagacaatgcaccaaaaggaaatacaagacttaagggaaaaaataaaatagcaatagcctgaactcaggcattaaaaggcagaggctaacagactgcctcaggaaacataacccattgatctgctgcctccagga contains the following coding sequences:
- the LOC142446793 gene encoding olfactory receptor 52H1-like — encoded protein: MVDFNLSGYNSEPFTLVGIPGLEKFHVWIGIPFCGIYLMTAVGNCVLLYLIAVEHSLHEPMFFFLSMLAATDLVLATAGVPNTLSIFWFGAHEITFPGCLTQMFFLPYSFVLDSAILMTMAFDRYVAICSPLRYTTILTPKTIIKIAVGISFRSFCIILPVVFLLTRLPFCRTHIIPHTYCEHIGVARLACADISINIWYGFCVPIMTVISDVILIAVSYALILCAVFSLPSRDARQKALGTCGSHVCVILMFYIPAFFSILAHRFGHNVPRTFHIMFANLYVIPPALNPIVYGVKTKQIRDKVILLFSTKATE